A window of Metabacillus sp. B2-18 contains these coding sequences:
- a CDS encoding YtrH family sporulation protein, whose protein sequence is MDKEAFMPAFIHSYFIALGVLLGGTLIGAIGAFLAGEPPLTKMFEFSNRLKIWALVAAIGGTFDAFYSFERGIFQGETRDIVKQVLLIVSAMGGAQTGWLLITWLTQEHLS, encoded by the coding sequence ATGGACAAAGAAGCCTTTATGCCGGCTTTTATTCATAGTTACTTTATAGCACTAGGAGTACTTTTAGGTGGCACGCTAATCGGTGCCATTGGTGCATTTTTAGCAGGAGAACCACCATTAACCAAAATGTTTGAATTTTCTAATAGGCTAAAAATTTGGGCTCTTGTTGCAGCGATAGGTGGTACGTTTGATGCTTTTTACAGCTTTGAGCGAGGAATTTTTCAAGGTGAAACACGAGATATTGTTAAACAAGTATTGTTAATTGTATCAGCTATGGGTGGAGCTCAAACAGGTTGGTTACTTATCACTTGGTTAACGCAGGAGCATCTTTCATGA